The nucleotide window GAGGCGTACGCCATCGATGATCGAGGCGTGGTTGAGCGAGTCGGAGATCACCGCGTCTTCCGGGCCGAGCACGACCTCGAAGAGTCCGCCGTTCGCATCGAAGCAGGACGGATAGAGAATGGTGTCCTCGGTGCCGAGGAAGGAGGAGATTTTTTCCTCAAGCTGCTTGTGCAGGGTCTGGGTGCCGCAGATGAAGCGGACGGAGGCCATGCCAAATCCCCAGCGGTCCAGCGATGCCTTGGCGGCTTCCACGACCTGCGGATGGTCGGCGAGTCCCAGGTAGTTGTTCGCGCACATGTTGATGACCGTGCGGCCGTCCTTGAGGCGGACGGTGGAGTTCTGGGTGGAGTCGATGAGACGCTCGCGCTTGTAGAGACCCGCGTGGTCGATCTCGGCGAGGGTTTGCTGGAGATGGGAAACGAAGCTGTCCGGAAACATGACGGGCCGAGGATGAACCACGAAGCCCGCCCGATGACACGAATTTTTTCCATCCGGCGGGGATTCCGGTTGGCTGCAACCTGTTCAGGGCGGAGGAGTTTCTCCTTCAGCCTCCGGGCGTCGCGGAACCGGAGCATTCGGGTGCGGCTTGGAAGGAGCCGCTTTTTTCTTCGGCTCCGGGACGGGGGCATCGTGGGATTTGTGGCGGGGAAGATTGGCCAGAGGAAGTCCGGCTTCGATCGCGGGCAGGGGGGAGTGACGCAGTCGTGAGTGACCGTCGTCCGGCAGATGCAGGGGTGCCCGAATGGTGGACTGGGCCGCACCGAGATTCAGAATGATCGCCGTGAGAAAGGCGGCGGAGATCGTCATGCACGCGAGCGGGAACCACCAGTATTCCGAATCCTGCATGAAGCGGGAGGAGAGGTTGAACGTCACCCAGCCCAGCCACCAGTGCATCACCAGGCCCTTGATGCTTTTCCGGTCGGTGTGGCGGTAGGTGACCTGGATGATCTCCCGCATCGCGAGGCAGGGACCGGCGAGGTTGTAGAAGGGAATGAAATAGGATCCCACCGCCATCCCGGGCTTGGTGTCCATCCGCTCCAGACGCCAGGCATTGGATGAACAACGATAGGTCCACATCAGGAAGGTGATCACCGTGCCGATGAACGTCAGTCCGGTGCCCACGGCCGGAAGTTCGGACTGTGCCGCATCCTCCATGTAGAGACCGGACATCCCGGCTTCCATCCACCCGAATACGATCCGGCAGAATGCATAGAGCCAGAGGAAACCCACCGCCAGCCATCCGAGCGTGCGGGGATCCTGCAACTCCTGTCCATCCGCCCGCAATATCGCTCCGGTCGGAGCGTCGGTGGTGGCCGGAGCGGCGTAGGGATTGTCCGGGAGTTCGGCCATGCTCCTTCAGCATGGCCGAAAAGGTTGGAAGCCGCACGCGCTATTCGATCCGGCCGCGGGTTTGGCCTTCGCCGCGGATACGGTATTGGTAGCTCGTCAGCTCGCGCAGCCCCATCGGTCCACGGGCGTGGAGTTTGTCCGTGGAAATGCCGATTTCCGCGCCGAAGCCGAACTCGCCGCCATCCGCAAAACGGGTGGAGACATTGTGGAAGACGCAGGCGGAATCGACTTCGCTCAGGAAACGCTCCGCTGCGATCTGGTCGGCGGTGACGATGCAATCGCTGTGATGCGAGCCGTACTTGTTGATGTGGGCCACGGCTTCATCGAGCGACGCCACCACCTTGATCGAAAGGATCAGGTCGAGGTATTCCGTGCTCCAGTCTTCCTCGGTGGCGTGCGCCACTCCGATGATCGCGGCAGTGCGGGCACAGCCGCGCAACTCGACACCTTTCGCACGCAGCGTCTCTGCAACCTTCGGGAGGAAGGTGGGCGCGATGGTTTCGTGGACGAGCAGGGTTTCCAGCGCGTTGCAGACGCCGGGCTTGTGGGTCTTCGCATCCACGGTCAGGTGAACCCCCATATCGAGATCCGCCGCGGGATCGATGTAGAGATGGCAGATGCCGTCGTAGTGCTTGATGACGGGCATGCGTGCCAGCGAGACCACGGTCTCAATGAGGCCCTTGCCGCCGCGGGGGATGATCAGGTCCAGCCACTTGTCCATGCCCGCGAGGATGCCAACGCTCTCGCGGTCGGTGAAGGGGATGAGCTGGATCGCATGCTCGGGCAATCCGGCATGCTCGCCTCCGGCCTGGAGTGCGTTGGCGATGGCTTGGTTGGAATGAAGCGCTTCGCTGCCGCCGCGCAGGATGGTGGCATTGCCGGTCTTGAAGCACAGCACCGCTGCGTCCGCGGTCACATTGGGACGGCTTTCGTAAATGATGCCGATGGTGCCGATGGGCACGCGGATCTGCTCGATGCGGATGCCGTTGGGGCGGGTCCAGGAATCGAGCACCTCGCCGACGGGGTCAGGCAGCGAGGCCACCTGGTCGATGCCGGCGGCCATCGCTTCGATGCGAGCGTCATCAAGCTTCAGGCGGTCGAGCATCGCCTTGGACAGACCCTTGGCTTCACCGGCTTCGAGGTCCACAGTGTTCGCGGCGATCAGTTCCGGCGCGCGCAGGCGCAGTTCACCCGCCATCGCGTGAAGGATGCGGTTCTTCGCCTCCGATGGCAGCAGGGCCAGGCGGTGCGCGGCGGCACGGGCTTGTTGGCCCATCTGGTGGATCGTCTGGCGGAGCGCTTCGGACATGGCGGGAGTAAACGGCGGATTTGGAAAAACCCAACCCCGAATCCGCGATCAAGGCTGGCGTGGAAAATCAGAGCTTCGGCAGGAAACGGGTCGAGAGACCGTTGCCCGCGAGGATTCCGGCCAAACGCTCCGGATGACGGCCGTGGGCGATGTGGGTCTCGATGCCGTTTTCCACCGCGAGGCGGACGGCGGCGAGCTTCGAGGCCATGCCACCGATTGAGAACTTGCCGCGGTCATCGCGAACGTGGCCCAGCACGTCGTCAATGTCCGCCACTTCCGGCACCACTTCGCTGGTCTGCGGATGTAGCAGACCGTCCACGCTGGTGAGCAGCACCAGACGCCTCGCTCCGGCGAGCACCGAAACGCGGGCGGACAGCATGTCGTTGTCGCCGAATTTCAGCTCTTCCACCGCCACCGAGTCGTTCTCGTTGATGATCGGCAGAATGCGCTTTTCCGCCAGCAGGCGTCGCAGTGTGTCGGATACGTAAGCCGCACGCTCCGGAGTGGAGAGATCGCCCGCGGTCAGCAGCACCTGGGCGACGGTGATGTCGAAGTTCGCGAACAGGCTGCCGTAAACGTGCATCAGGCGGGCCTGACCCACCGCCGCGCAAGCCTGGCGGGTGGCGGTATCGGACGGGTAGGCATCCAGTCCCAGCGCGGAAACACCGGAGCCGACGGCACCGGAGGACACCAGCAGGCAGCGGTGACCGGCATCGATCAATCCGGCGATGCCAGCGACGAAGTGGACCAACTGGGCGCGGTCGAGCGTGCCATCGGACGATTTCGTCAGTACGCCGGTACCGGCCTTGAGAACGGTGAGATCGGGAAGCAGGGAAGACATGGCAATAGAGGGAAATCAGCGGTGCCGTCCGAGATACTTCTCGGGAGACAGAGCGGGTATGGGGGATTTGGTGAAATCCTTGAGATTGCGGGTAATGATGAAATCCGCTTTGCAGGCTGTTGCCGCGGCGGCCTGAAGGGCATCTTCGAAGTCCTTGAAGTCCCATTGGAGCGCCAGTTTGGCATGGGCCTGTCCCGTTTCGGAAATACGTGCCCAATCGAGAAGGCCTCCGACTACCGCGGACACCTTCTTTTTGTCCTCTCTGGCAACGAAGTATGCCAACGTGGCCAAGGTGTGCCAGGCAATCCACCCTTCGTCAGGACCGGAACAACGTCTGATAATCTCAGCGGAAGTTTCCCTGCCAGCGCGATCGAGGAGGACATCGAGGAGGATGTTGAGATCGACAAGCAGGCGCACGGTTCAGCGGACGTGTTTGGCGATGATGTGTTCCATCCGGTCGTCACCCATTGCCTCGGGCTCGGAAAGGGCACCGCGGAAATGATCCACCCAGGCGGTGGCTGCTCCGGGAGTTTCCCGTGAAAGCAAGTCGATGACGGCGGCACGAACCACGGCGGATTTTGAATCGTGCCGTTCCCGGGCCAAGGCCTCCAGGCGGTCATCAAGTTCATCCGGAATTTTCAAGGTGATCGTCCTCACGAGTCGAGAGTAATACCGAAGGTTGAAAAAGCAATACCGGGATGGGGGATTACTTCGCGTGCTGCAGCGCCTCACTCACGGCGGGGAATATCTGCTTCTTGCGGCTGACCACTCCGGGTGCATCGAAGAGCGTCTCGTCCACCGGTGCGAACGGCAGCTTGGCGAGGATGTCCGGATCACCCGCGGCGAGGATGATGCTGTGGTGGCGGGAGACATCCGTCACTGCGAGCACGGCGAGGTTGTAGCCATTGCTGATTACGAGCTGGCGCAGGGCCGTTTCGACTTCCTCACGGCGCGGGCCGAAGCCGTGCAGACCGCGTTCCTCAACCTGGGAGATGCTGACCTTGTGGCCGTCATCGGTGAACTCCTTGCGGTCCGCGTTGAGGATTTCCCCCGCGGTGCCGGTGGCGATCAGCGAACCGACGGCGAAGAACTGCTCGGTGAAGGTCTCGGCCTCGATTCCGGCGATGCCGGTGAGCCATTTCAGCATCTCGCGGTCGAGATCGGTGGTGGTCGGGCCGGTGAGGCAGAGGGTATCGGAAATGATGCCCGCACTGAGGCACATGGCCACGCCGGATTCAGGTGCCAGTCCGCGGTGGACGAACTTGCGCGCGACCAGAGTGGAGGTGGAACCGACCGGTTCGTTGAGATAGCGGATCGGCTCTCGGGATACGAGATCGCCCGCGAGGCGGTGGTGGTCGATTACCTCCACGACTTCCGCTTCCTCCACGCCATTGACGGCCTGGGCGTATTCGTTGTGGTCCACCAGCGCCACGCGCAGGCGCGGCGGATCGACGAGGTCGGACTTCGAGATCACGCCCTTCATCGTGCCTTCGCGCGGGTCGATCACCGGGAAAAGATCCTGGTCTTCCGAGGCGAGGCGCTTGCGCAGCCGGGACATCGGCTCGGACGGCACCACGGTGATGAACTTCGTTTCCATCACATGGCGCACCGTGCGCGAGCAACGGATGAGCGTGGAGCAACTCGCCGTGTCGTGATGGCAGGTCAGCACGACCACACCCTTTTCGGCGGCGAGTTTGGTCAGCGCTGGATCGATGAGGTTGTCCCCGGTCACCAGCAAGGCGCGGGCACCGGCTTCGATAGCGTAGCGCTGGACGATCGGGCGATCGCCGCAGATGACCAGCACACGCCCGATGCGGCCTTCCTTGGCCGCGCTTTTCAGGCGGGCGTTGACCGAATTCTGCGACGAGGCGCCGACGAGGAGGATGATGTCTTCCTCGTCTTCTCCTGAGATCGGCGCGCCGAGTGATTCGGCACCGAGGGTGTCCGCGATCTTCAGGAACGAAGCGCGTACCGTGCGGAAGGCCATTTCCTGGGCTTCGTTCGGCAGCAGCAGTTCCAGCAGGTCGATATAGCGCAGGATACCATGGACGTGGCCGGTGGCGTCCGTGACCGGCACGCAGCGCACGCCGCTGGAAAGCATCCGGCGATAGGCGATGAGGAAGGTGTCGGACAGGTCCGCCTGGATGACCTCGCGGCGGCAGATCATGCCCGCGGTGGTGCGCACGTCGGTCACCAGCTCCGGAGCTTCCATCCCCGCCTTCTCCAACACCCAGGCCGTGCGTTGCGGTACATCGCCACAGCGCGCCGCGGTTGCGTCTTCCTCACCGGTGGCACGCAGCAGGGCGGCGTGGCCGATGGCGGAACAGATCGCGTCCGTGTCGGGATTCTTGTGGCCGATCACATAGAACGGCAGTCGGGTGCGGTCGGACATGACTTGGGGCAATGAGCAGTGGAGCGGGAACGCCTCACATGCGCTCCGGCACCTTGATCCCGAGCAGGCCGAGACCGGTGGAGAGCACGCGGGAGGTCAGATCGCACAAGGCGAGACGGCTGGAACGGACGGGTTCGTCCGCCTTCAGCACCGGACAGGCTTCGAAGAACGAGTGGAACGCGCGGGCGAGTTCCAGCAGGTAGTTTGCGAGAAGATTCGGGCGATGGTCGTCGATCACCGTCGGCAACACCTCGGCGAAACGAACAATCAGGCGGGCAAGATGGATCTCCGCCTCCTCGCCGAGTACGATGGATGCCGTAGCAACATCGAACGGCGTCTCCAGCTTGCGGAAGATCGAGCGGATGCGGACGTTGCTGTATTGCAGATACGGAGCGGTATCGCCCTGGAGCGCAAGCATGCGGTCCCAGGAGAACACGTAGTCGGTGAGACGGTTCTGCGAGAGCTCCGCGAACTTCACCGCGCCGATGCCGACGGTCTCCGCGATTTGCGCGGCTTCGTCCGCAGGGATCTCCGGATTCTTTTCCGCGATGGCTTTGGCGGCGCGCTCGACGGCCTCCTCCAGCACGTCGATGAGCTGCACGTTGTCGCCCGAGCGGGTCTTCATCAGCTTGCGGTCCTCGCCGAGGATCGAGCCGAAGGCCACGTGGCGGTAGTCGCAGTGTTTGCCCCAGCGTTCCGCCGCATCGAAGATCTGCCGGAAGTGCAGCGACTGCGGCACGCCGACGACGTACCAGATGTGGTCCGCCTTCCAGGTGTCGGTGCGGTATTCCAGCGTGGCGAGGTCGGTGGTGGCGTAGAGGAAGCCGCCGTCCGCCTTGCGGATGATCGCGGGATTGTCCGTCCAGCCGTCTTCCTTGTGAACGCGGAAGGGGTCCTGCTCGTCCGGCAGTTTGCCGGAGGCGAAGATGCACGTCGCGCCATCGCTGACGCGGGCAATGTCCCTGGCCACGAATTCTTCCACGAGGCCGGGGAGGCGGTCGTTGTAGAAACTTTCGCCCAGCCAGTGGTCGAAGGTGACGTCGAGGCGGTCGTAGATTTTCTGAAGGCCCTGCTTCGAGACCTCGATGCACTGGTGCCAGATGGAGGTGTTCTGTTCGTCACCGGCCTGGAGCTTCACCAGTTCCAGCTTGCAGGCATCGAGCACCGTGGGATCGGCCTTGATGAGGGAGTTCACCTCGCGATAGACGCGCAGGAGTTCGGCGATCGGATCGGTGACGATCGCGGCATTGTCCAACAGGTTCTTCCACCCGTAGAGGATCATGCCGAACTGCGTGCCCCAGTCGCCGATGTGGTTGTCGGTGATGACATTGAAACCGAGGAAGCGCGCAATGCGGGAAAGCGAGTCGCCAATGATGGTGGAGCGGATGTGGCCCACGTGCATTGGTTTCGCTACGTTCGGTGCGGAGAAATCGACGACGACGGTTCGGCCTGCACCGACATCCGGCACGCCGAGCTTGGCATCGCCCAGCAGGCGGGTGACCGCCGCGGCATAGGCTCCGGGGAGGATGCGGAAATTGAGGAAGCCGGGGCCGGCGATCTCGGCAGTGGCCAGGCCGGCCAGATCCACGCGGTCGATGATCTCCTGGGCGAGGGCGCGCGGATTCGTCTTGCGCTGCTTCGCCAGCACCATCGCGGCATTCGACTGGTAGTCGCCGAATCGCAGGTCGGTGGCGGCGGTCACGGGCGTGGCGGCGGACTCGCCGATCACGGACGCGACGGCGGCGGAGAGGCGGGATTCGAGGTCCTGCTGGAAGGTCATGGCGATGGATCGCGCGGAGGATCAGTTCCCGGGCGCGGGCACACGGGACGATTTTGGATCGAGGATGGCGAGAATTTCCTCACGGGAATCCGCGGCCGCGATCTGTCGGCGGATTTCGCCGTTGGTGAACATCTTGGCGATTGCCGCCAGTGTCCGCAGGTGCAGGTGGTAGTCCTTCCGCGGCACGATGAAGAGGAACACGAAATGGACGGGAGCTCCGTCCAGCGCCTCGAAATCGATGCCCTCCTTCGAGCGACCCAGCACGGCGATCACCCGGTCCACATGATCTGAGAAGGCGTGGGGGATGGCCACGCCGGAACCGATGCCCGTGCTCACCAGTTCCTCCCGCACTTTCAGGGACTCCAGGACCTCGTCATAGAGGGCGTGGTCGAGGTGCCCGGAATCCCGCAGGTGATCCACCAACTCCACGATCGAGGGCCAATGATCCCCCGCCCGCATTTCGGGCAGGATCTGATCGGCGCTGATGAGGTGGCTCAATTTCATGAAAGAGCGGGGGAAATCGGGTGGGGATGCGTTTGGGAGGTCGGCGATTACCGATGTGATCCGGGCTTGGCAAGCCCATTCGCGGGGCGGGGAAGATGCTGGTTTGTAGAGGTGTTTGCAACTTGCAGATCTCCGGGGCGCTTGGCTAGCGTCCGGCATGGTTCGTACCGTCTGCCGTTTGCTTGCCTTGGTGTCCGCATGCACCCTGCTCACTCACTGTGGAGCCCCGCTGGGTACCGGCAACATGGGAGGACCGACCCAGGAGGAGCGGTCCGCGAAGATTGCCGCCGAGCCGTCCGGGGATTTCTTCTACGGCCGCCGCTATTACGTGCAGAAGACCCGCTTCTGGGGCTACCTGCGGAAGCCGCACGAATCCTGGAACCGCGCGAAGCTGGTGGTTTTCAATGAATCCCAAAAGACCAATCCGGACCGTTTTCCGGAAAACGGCCCTGCGGGCCAACGTTACGGCTTCGACAACAACTTCGACTACCGCATCCGGGGCAATTACACCGGCCGCCAGATCTACGAGCCCAACAGCAACCAGATCCTGCCTGAGTTCAAACTCACCAGCTATGAGGTGGTCGATCAGAATCCGGGCTGGCTCTTCCGGCCGGATGACCGCTATGATCCCACGAGGATCACCCTGACTCCACGTTGATCGGGCTGACGACGTTTTCTCCCCCGAACGTTCCGCTGCCATGGAAATCCGCTCCTACCCCCGCCCCCCGAAGGAGGCAACCGGCGTCAAACTGCCGGAGGAGGCTCCCAGGATCATGGACTCTCCAGGCAGGGGGCGTGAGAGGATTCTCCGGCGGCGCAAGGTGCGGAAGGAGAGCCGGGCCAAGCTGCTGATGGTGAGGACCATCGCCTTCGGGACCCTGACCGGCGTGGGGCTGATCCTGTTCGTGATCATTGGCATCCTTCGCACGAAGGACGATGGGGGCGAAGGTTGGAAGGACCCGAACGCTTCCCGCTACCAGGTTTACAGCGGAGCGAAAAAAGCACGGGAGTTTCCCTCTCCATCCAGCGAGGAAGTGGTCGCGACGGTCCGCAAGGTGCTGGCGATGCGGAACGCCGGTGACTTCCGTGATCTGGTGCGCCTGAAAGGCATGAGCGAGGCGGAGGCCGTGGACTTCCTCACCCGCCTGACGGCGAAGATGGGAAAAATCACCCAGGTCACCTGGCAGAGCGCCGACACCGTCAATGGCCTGCAGTTGGAAAGCGCCCTCGTGGAATTCGCGAATGGAATGCCGAGGGTGGCCTACCTGACGCCGGATGGCGCGGGGACGTGGCAGATGGATCTCGCTTCCTTTGCGAGCCATGGTTCGGTGAACTGGGATGAACTTTATGCGGGGGGTGCCCGAACTGCGGAGCTGCGGGCGGTGGCAAACAAGGACAGCTATTACAACGGATCGTATACGGACGAGAGCACGTGGTCCGCTTATTTGCTGAGCCGCCCGGATGAGGAGCGGGCGTTCATCGGCTACTGCAAAAAAGGTGGCTCCGCCGACAGAGCCTTCGAGCGTGTCTTGAGGGAAAAGAGAGTTTTCCCGGTGGTGGTCCAGATTTCCAAGACCACCGGAGAGAACAGCCGCCAAGTGGAGATCCTGTCCGTGCTGGCCGAGGGATGGGTGCTCACGAACACACCCTTCGACGAGGCTTTCCTTTCGGAAGCCCCGCCGGAGGGAAAGTAGCGGCTGCCGGAATCAGCCGGCGTAGGAAGATTCCACGCGCTGGGCCACGTCACGGTAGCCGTAGTCCACTTCGTAGATCTGCTTGAAGCATTCGAGCGCGGAGGGCAGGTCGCCCATCTCGGTGTGGATCACACCCTTCTCGTAGAGGACTTCCTTCTTGGTATTGTCCATCGCGTGCAGGTCGGCGAGGGCATCGCTGAGCTGCTTGATGGCCAGGTCGAACATGTGCTTCGCCTTGAAGGTGCGGCCCAGCAGCAGCAGCACCTTGGTGCGGATGTGCGGGTTGCGGGTGGCCTGCTGGAGGTGGGGGATGGCGGAGGTGTAGTCGCCGGTGTTGTAGAGTGCGTTGCCGAGGTCGTAGCGGAGCTGCGGGTCGGTCGGGTTCTGCTCGACGCGGCGCTTGGCCTCCTCGACCTGTTCGGCGAGACGGGCGGCCTTGCGCTCCTGTAGCTGGGCCTGGAGGTCCGCATTGCCGGGGTCCTGGGCGGCAGCTTCTTCCAAGGAGCGCATGTGGGCCTCGTTGGCCCGGTCGTTCATTTGGGAAGCCTTGTTCTGAAGCGCCACGTCACCGTTGCTGAGGGTGTGGGCCCAGGAATAAAAGGCATGGGCGTTGGCCCAGTCTTCAAGCTGCTCGTAAACGCCGGCCAGTTCCTTGACGGTGCCGAGGTGGTTGGTGTCTTCGTTGTACTTGAGGACGATCTTGTCGCGGCGTTCTTCGAGCTGGTCACGGGTCAGGCCGGTACGGGCGGCCTTTTCCATTTCCTCGAATTGGGCCTGGTCGCGCATGAGGTCGCGCATGCTGGAATTTTCGTCCCACTTCGCCTTCTGCATGGAAGCGCGGGCGGCACAGTCTTTGGCACCCTTGACGGCCTCCGAGTCGGTGGGGGCGATCTTGAGAATGTCACTATAGACCTCGCCGGCCTGCTGCGGCATGTCCCGGCTGAGATAGTGCTGGGCGAGCTTGTGAAGGAGCTTCGGAGTTTCCGGAGGACCCTTGCGCACCGTTTCCAGTGCGAAGGCGGCGCTGTCCGGCATCTCCATTTTCATGAAGCATTCGAACAGGAGATCGTTGGCACCCTCGTTGAGAGGATCCTTTTCCAGTTCCTTCTCCAGAGCCACGACGGTGCCGGCCGGATCTTTCTTCACTCCACCCGAGTACTTCATCGCGCTGAAACCACCGCCGCCGAAGAGGCCGCCTTTCTTTTTCGCGCCGCCGGTGTTCTGGATCTCCACCTTGCGGAGCACTTTGCGACCATCGAGGAATTCAGGCAGATCCTTGAGAATCGCTTGGAGGATGCTGATCGCGTAGGGAAGATTCTGGGTTTGGATGGCGCTGAGAGCTCGCAACCACAAGGCTTTCTGGGCCTGTGGCAGATC belongs to Luteolibacter ambystomatis and includes:
- a CDS encoding DUF4328 domain-containing protein; translation: MAELPDNPYAAPATTDAPTGAILRADGQELQDPRTLGWLAVGFLWLYAFCRIVFGWMEAGMSGLYMEDAAQSELPAVGTGLTFIGTVITFLMWTYRCSSNAWRLERMDTKPGMAVGSYFIPFYNLAGPCLAMREIIQVTYRHTDRKSIKGLVMHWWLGWVTFNLSSRFMQDSEYWWFPLACMTISAAFLTAIILNLGAAQSTIRAPLHLPDDGHSRLRHSPLPAIEAGLPLANLPRHKSHDAPVPEPKKKAAPSKPHPNAPVPRRPEAEGETPPP
- a CDS encoding glutamate-5-semialdehyde dehydrogenase — translated: MSEALRQTIHQMGQQARAAAHRLALLPSEAKNRILHAMAGELRLRAPELIAANTVDLEAGEAKGLSKAMLDRLKLDDARIEAMAAGIDQVASLPDPVGEVLDSWTRPNGIRIEQIRVPIGTIGIIYESRPNVTADAAVLCFKTGNATILRGGSEALHSNQAIANALQAGGEHAGLPEHAIQLIPFTDRESVGILAGMDKWLDLIIPRGGKGLIETVVSLARMPVIKHYDGICHLYIDPAADLDMGVHLTVDAKTHKPGVCNALETLLVHETIAPTFLPKVAETLRAKGVELRGCARTAAIIGVAHATEEDWSTEYLDLILSIKVVASLDEAVAHINKYGSHHSDCIVTADQIAAERFLSEVDSACVFHNVSTRFADGGEFGFGAEIGISTDKLHARGPMGLRELTSYQYRIRGEGQTRGRIE
- the proB gene encoding glutamate 5-kinase, whose translation is MSSLLPDLTVLKAGTGVLTKSSDGTLDRAQLVHFVAGIAGLIDAGHRCLLVSSGAVGSGVSALGLDAYPSDTATRQACAAVGQARLMHVYGSLFANFDITVAQVLLTAGDLSTPERAAYVSDTLRRLLAEKRILPIINENDSVAVEELKFGDNDMLSARVSVLAGARRLVLLTSVDGLLHPQTSEVVPEVADIDDVLGHVRDDRGKFSIGGMASKLAAVRLAVENGIETHIAHGRHPERLAGILAGNGLSTRFLPKL
- a CDS encoding PIN domain-containing protein, translated to MRLLVDLNILLDVLLDRAGRETSAEIIRRCSGPDEGWIAWHTLATLAYFVAREDKKKVSAVVGGLLDWARISETGQAHAKLALQWDFKDFEDALQAAAATACKADFIITRNLKDFTKSPIPALSPEKYLGRHR
- a CDS encoding ribbon-helix-helix protein, CopG family, whose protein sequence is MRTITLKIPDELDDRLEALARERHDSKSAVVRAAVIDLLSRETPGAATAWVDHFRGALSEPEAMGDDRMEHIIAKHVR
- a CDS encoding putative manganese-dependent inorganic diphosphatase; its protein translation is MSDRTRLPFYVIGHKNPDTDAICSAIGHAALLRATGEEDATAARCGDVPQRTAWVLEKAGMEAPELVTDVRTTAGMICRREVIQADLSDTFLIAYRRMLSSGVRCVPVTDATGHVHGILRYIDLLELLLPNEAQEMAFRTVRASFLKIADTLGAESLGAPISGEDEEDIILLVGASSQNSVNARLKSAAKEGRIGRVLVICGDRPIVQRYAIEAGARALLVTGDNLIDPALTKLAAEKGVVVLTCHHDTASCSTLIRCSRTVRHVMETKFITVVPSEPMSRLRKRLASEDQDLFPVIDPREGTMKGVISKSDLVDPPRLRVALVDHNEYAQAVNGVEEAEVVEVIDHHRLAGDLVSREPIRYLNEPVGSTSTLVARKFVHRGLAPESGVAMCLSAGIISDTLCLTGPTTTDLDREMLKWLTGIAGIEAETFTEQFFAVGSLIATGTAGEILNADRKEFTDDGHKVSISQVEERGLHGFGPRREEVETALRQLVISNGYNLAVLAVTDVSRHHSIILAAGDPDILAKLPFAPVDETLFDAPGVVSRKKQIFPAVSEALQHAK
- the argS gene encoding arginine--tRNA ligase, translated to MTFQQDLESRLSAAVASVIGESAATPVTAATDLRFGDYQSNAAMVLAKQRKTNPRALAQEIIDRVDLAGLATAEIAGPGFLNFRILPGAYAAAVTRLLGDAKLGVPDVGAGRTVVVDFSAPNVAKPMHVGHIRSTIIGDSLSRIARFLGFNVITDNHIGDWGTQFGMILYGWKNLLDNAAIVTDPIAELLRVYREVNSLIKADPTVLDACKLELVKLQAGDEQNTSIWHQCIEVSKQGLQKIYDRLDVTFDHWLGESFYNDRLPGLVEEFVARDIARVSDGATCIFASGKLPDEQDPFRVHKEDGWTDNPAIIRKADGGFLYATTDLATLEYRTDTWKADHIWYVVGVPQSLHFRQIFDAAERWGKHCDYRHVAFGSILGEDRKLMKTRSGDNVQLIDVLEEAVERAAKAIAEKNPEIPADEAAQIAETVGIGAVKFAELSQNRLTDYVFSWDRMLALQGDTAPYLQYSNVRIRSIFRKLETPFDVATASIVLGEEAEIHLARLIVRFAEVLPTVIDDHRPNLLANYLLELARAFHSFFEACPVLKADEPVRSSRLALCDLTSRVLSTGLGLLGIKVPERM
- a CDS encoding PTS sugar transporter subunit IIA, giving the protein MKLSHLISADQILPEMRAGDHWPSIVELVDHLRDSGHLDHALYDEVLESLKVREELVSTGIGSGVAIPHAFSDHVDRVIAVLGRSKEGIDFEALDGAPVHFVFLFIVPRKDYHLHLRTLAAIAKMFTNGEIRRQIAAADSREEILAILDPKSSRVPAPGN
- a CDS encoding tetratricopeptide repeat protein, which translates into the protein MPEITEKDLPQAQKALWLRALSAIQTQNLPYAISILQAILKDLPEFLDGRKVLRKVEIQNTGGAKKKGGLFGGGGFSAMKYSGGVKKDPAGTVVALEKELEKDPLNEGANDLLFECFMKMEMPDSAAFALETVRKGPPETPKLLHKLAQHYLSRDMPQQAGEVYSDILKIAPTDSEAVKGAKDCAARASMQKAKWDENSSMRDLMRDQAQFEEMEKAARTGLTRDQLEERRDKIVLKYNEDTNHLGTVKELAGVYEQLEDWANAHAFYSWAHTLSNGDVALQNKASQMNDRANEAHMRSLEEAAAQDPGNADLQAQLQERKAARLAEQVEEAKRRVEQNPTDPQLRYDLGNALYNTGDYTSAIPHLQQATRNPHIRTKVLLLLGRTFKAKHMFDLAIKQLSDALADLHAMDNTKKEVLYEKGVIHTEMGDLPSALECFKQIYEVDYGYRDVAQRVESSYAG